From Ascaphus truei isolate aAscTru1 chromosome 17, aAscTru1.hap1, whole genome shotgun sequence, the proteins below share one genomic window:
- the UBN2 gene encoding ubinuclein-2 isoform X5, giving the protein MAEPRRVPFVSLSPIKPREIGGGLSVEHQHQRTPPPPPPTQPAQRPSQPRPQPPPTQQQREAVPQQRPAQLPLQRPPEPLQLPQQREAVLVTAREMQQVQREVMPQQRPQREVPLTPPQREAGSLQREALTVPPPPAPPPQRPQRETGSVQREALTSPPQQRPQRETGSLQREALTSPPPATAQQRPQRETGSLQREALTSPPPPSQQQRPQREAFTSPPPQQQRLQRETPTSATPVLTREPGVCQPKVEARQEEEKKQRPRGTVRLELSLTDPTEESCAEFSYPELVQSEQRGGRVSAGAEKAAGQAKLPPSHDPFNDDERERLQVENLAKKFEAKYGGKSHRHRKDRMQDLIDIGYGYDDTDPFIDNSEAYDELVPASLTTKYGGFYINTGTLQFRQASDSEGEDFIGSKKHKSSKVSKLNEGDDRSLKKRKRKEGIEEQQPRKLKVPKQMGVVAFNSHKPDKKKKKLYKDSLSLAAMLRKFQKEKDAIRKKESKQSPPAVTVVTAPPKPVSVPITNDLTDLTLGADPVLDIFGGGEGELLQEAESALEMLGDFDFDKLLDSASNDSPVGSDPGENGSMGGLPTNISQVQIPKQVPPFPEGLPTQLEKRISDLLTAAKMFDEEGRKKFFTQEMNNILLDIELQLQELSPSNRNSVYGYLEAFVPCNRDTLVKRMKKLHFNIQDDRLKQPLQRLKLAISSVMPHQLNRYQEDCQAHNQAKNAKHQADDGERNGSEDDDEEKPSKRVLGPRKKFYWDETIRNLLCNLVKIKLGCFELELNKSQTAEDYLKTFMETEVKSLWPKGWMQSRLLFKESRSVHNHLTSATAKKKVILAPKPKVKESSPKKEQKTSTPLPTWTRVPALSTVTPIGGPISSNCTPSSETICLDDSLDEDLSFKPVSLDSISEALAVLHNGTNAPSSSIDTPTSRPRSALREEKLASIMSKLPLGGPKKADPSPHTSSLIAGHSAPVPKKPQDLAAAHSTVVSGLIAGSSIQNPKVSLEPLPAKLLQQGMHRCLQAEVSSSSTPAKVKASSATQAKAGCSSSSSTPLISSSQTHVSSSSSQVQNPSSLQAVKVHQQPPLQQNYVSPLQVTISKSHTNPVVRLTSSPHISSTSPALKTPDKTASYRPPSSPSPGSQPHPPVSRTATSSTSSNFLSKTIGAQGSSPGFKSPYTLAPPKPTTSPSSSSAGTLVSQSTTHHKLTSGINIGRPSPTVSPLPAGLGIGGMQGMKNPSVPPKIPSLSPKLSTLSPRQTSPSPRQPSPSPRQPSPSPRQPSLSPRLPNQSPRLPNQSPRLPSPSPRLPSPSPRLPSPLPSPSSKPLNFTSPGTVKTTVGGAVLNVPISRAILGSSTTSRTNLSGGAGSGTLGATKQPTPLRQPSASGSPVTAATVQSAAASLLANTSPLTLMASQLSVTNQNVTSASLAPFGMLGGLVPVTMPFQFPLELLGFGSDTASVVTSPGSTSAAFHHNLTQNLLKGLQTNSPHTPTISLSSLPAHLQQAFTAFYQNWDVLNRMLLYGRPVVT; this is encoded by the exons ATGGCGGAACCTCGCAGGGTACCGTTCGTGAGTCTGTCACCCATCAAGCCACGCGAGATCGGCGGAGGCCTAAGTGTGGAGCATCAGCACCAGCGGACTCCCCCTCCGCCGCCTCCCACACAGCCGGCGCAAAGGCCCAGCCAGCCGAGGCCCCAGCCACCACCGACCCAGCAACAGCGAGAGGCGGTTCCGCAGCAACGACCGGCGCAGCTGCCGCTTCAGAGGCCGCCTGAGCCACTGCAGCTGCCGCAGCAGCGTGAGGCGGTGTTGGTGACGGCGCGCGAGATGCAGCAGGTGCAGCGCGAGGTGATGCCACAGCAACGGCCGCAGCGCGAGGTTCCTCTCACGCCGCCGCAGCGCGAGGCAGGGAGCCTGCAGCGCGAGGCGCTCACAGTACCGCCaccacctgcaccaccaccgcaacGGCCACAGCGCGAGACTGGGAGCGTGCAGCGCGAGGCGCTCACGTCACCTCCACAGCAACGGCCCCAGCGCGAGACGGGGAGCCTGCAGCGCGAGGCGCTCACATCACCGCCACCTGCAACAGCACAGCAACGGCCGCAACGCGAGACGGGGAGCCTGCAGCGCGAGGCGCTCACGTCACCGCCGCCTCCATCTCAGCAGCAACGGCCGCAGCGCGAGGCGTTCACTTCACCTCCACCTCAGCAGCAAAGGCTGCAGCGTGAGACACCCACATCTGCGACTCCCGTCCTCACGCGAGAGCCCGGAGTCTGTCAACCGAAGGTCGAAGCCAGGCAGGAGGAAGAGAAGAAGCAGAGACCGCGGGGGACGGTGAGGCTGGAGCTGTCGCTAACTGACCCGACGGAGGAGAGCTGCGCGGAGTTTAGTTACCCGGAGCTGGTGCAGAGTGAGCAGAGAGGAGGCCGGGTATCCGCGGGGGCTGAAAAGGCGGCGGGGCAG GCAAAGCTCCCTCCGTCACATGATCCATTTAATGATGATGAACGTGAGCGTCTACAAGTGGAGAACTTGGCTAAGAAATTTGAGGCCAAATAT GGAGGAAAAAGTCACCGTCATCGGAAGGATCGTATGCAAGATTTGATTGATATTGGTTATGGCTACGATGACACAGACCCATTTATTGACAACTCTGAAGCA TATGATGAATTGGTCCCAGCTTCTTTGACGACAAAATACGGCGGATTTTATATTAACACGGGAACGCTGCAGTTTCGTCAGGCATCCGACTCTGAGGGTGAAGATTTCATCGGGAGTAAAAAGCACAAATCATCTAAA GTATCAAAGCTCAATGAAGGAGATGACCGATCGCTGAAGAAACGGAAGCGGAAAGAGGGCATTGAAGAGCAACAGCCGAGGAAATTGAAAGTTCCCAAACAAATGGG GGTTGTGGCCTTCAACTCCCACAAACCtgacaagaaaaagaaaaagcttTACAAAGACTCTCTGTCCCTCGCCGCCATGCTGCGAAAATTTCAGAAGGAGAAAGATGCCATACGGAAAAAAGAATCCAAGCAGAGCCCACCAGCTGTAACGGTAGTAACTGCTCCCCCAAAACCGGTTTCCGTTCCGATCACCAATGATTTAACAGACTTGACGCTTGGTGCTGACCCAGTTCTTGACATTTTTGGTGGTGGCGAGGGGGAACTTCTACAGGAGGCAGAGAGTGCACTTGAGATGCTGGGCGACTTTGATTTTGACAAACTGTTGGATTCTGCGTCCAACGACAGTCCGGTTGGGTCTGACCCCGGCGAGAACGGAAGCATGGGGGGGCTTCCGACGAATATCTCCCAGGTGCAGATACCCAAGCAAGTGCCCCCTTTTCCGGAGGGTCTTCCAACACAACTGGAGAAGCGTATTTCTGATCTGCTAACG gctgCAAAAATGTTTGATGAAGAAGGCAGGAAGAAATTCTTCACTCAAGAGATGAACAATATTTTGTTAGA TATTGAGTTGCAGCTGCAGGAGTTGAGCCCCAGTAATCGGAATAGTGTGTACGGGTATCTGGAGGCCTTTGTGCCATGCAACCGAGATACACTTGTCAAGCGGATGAAAAAACTTCACTTTAACATACAG GATGACCGCTTAAAACAGCCACTGCAGAGGCTGAAGTTAGCTATTAGCAGTGTTATGCCTCACCAGTTGAACAGGTACCAAGAAGACTGCCAAGCTCACAATCAGGCCAAAAATGCCAA GCACCAAGCTGATGATGGAGAAAGGAACGGTTCAGAAGATGATGATGAAGAGAAACCTAGCAAGCGTGTACTGGGGCCAAGGAAAAAGTTCTACTGGGATGAGACCATAAG AAATTTGCTTTGTAACCTGGTGAAGATTAAACTGGGATGTTTTGAGTTGGAGCTTAATAAAAGCCAGACTGCAGAGGACTATCTCAAGACATTCATGGAGACTGAAGTGAAGTCTTTATGGCCCAAGGGCTGGATGCAGTCAAG GTTGCTGTTTAAGGAGAGCCGCAGTGTACATAATCATCTCACGTCTGCTAC AGCCAAGAAAAAGGTTATTCTGGCACCTAAGCCTAAAGTCAAG GAGTCTAGTCCGAAAAAGGAGCAGAAGACTTCCACACCTCTTCCCACTTGGACCCGTGTCCCCGCTCTGAGCACAGTTACACCCATCGGCGGTCCCATCAGCTCCAACTGCACGCCAAGCTCAGAGACCATCTGCCTGGATGACTCTTTGGATGAAGATCTTTCTTTCAAACCTGTCTCGTTGGATTCAATCTCTGAGGCATTGGCTGTACTCCATAATGGAACCAATGCCCCATCATCCAGCATAGATACCCCCACCTCCCGACCTAGATCTGCCTTGAGAGAGGAGAAGCTGGCCTCTATCATGAGCAAACTGCCATTGGGAGGTCCTAAAAAAGCTGATCCCTCTCCGCACACATCTAGTCTCATTGCAGGCCATTCGGCCCCTGTACCAAAGAAACCCCAGGATCTAGCAGCAGCCCATTCCACGGTGGTCTCTGGGCTCATTGCAGGATCTTCCATCCAGAACCCCAAAGTATCACTGGAGCCACTACCTGCCAAGCTGCTTCAGCAGGGGATGCATAGGTGTCTGCAAGCGGAGGTCTCCTCCTCTTCCACACCTGCTAAGGTCAAGGCTTCTTCTGCTACCCAGGCCAAGGCAGGGTGCTCTTCCTCCTCTTCAACACCATTAATATCCTCTTCACAGACCCATGTTTCTTCCTCATCTTCGCAAGTCCAAAACCCTTCTTCCTTGCAAGCAGTCAAGGTCCATCAGCAACCTCCTCTTCAACAAAACTATGTTAGTCCCTTACAAGTTACGATCAGCAAATCTCATACTAACCCGGTTGTGCGATTGACCAGCAGCCCCCATATTTCTTCCACCTCTCCAGCTCTCAAGACTCCTGATAAAACAGCTAGTTACCGGCCTCCCTCTTCACCTTCCCCTGGTAGCCAACCACACCCACCAGTGTCTCGGACAGCTACCTCTTCTACCTCTAGTAACTTTTTATCAAAAACCATTGGTGCCCAGGGTTCAAGTCCTGGGTTCAAATCTCCATACACCTTGGCTCCTCCGAAGCCCACAACGTCTCCTAGTTCTTCCAGTGCCGGTACTCTTGTCTCTCAGAGTACTACTCATCACAAATTGACAAGTGGAATTAATATCGGACGTCCTTCACCTACAGTCAGCCCGCTGCCTGCTGGCCTAGGAATAGGAGGGATGCAGGGAATGAAGAACCCTTCTGTACCTCCCAAGATCCCAAGCTTGTCCCCCAAACTATCCACATTGTCTCCTAGGCAGACCAGCCCATCTCCTAGGCAACCCAGCCCATCTCCTAGGCAACCCAGCCCATCTCCTAGGCAACCCAGCCTATCGCCTAGATTGCCCAACCAGTCGCCTAGATTGCCCAACCAGTCACCTAGGTTGCCCAGTCCATCTCCTAGGTTGCCCAGTCCATCTCCTAGATTGCCCAGCCCATTGCCCAGTCCATCTTCAAAACCACTCAACTTTACGTCTCCTGGAACGGTCAAGACCACAGTGGGTGGTGCTGTCCTGAATGTACCCATAAGCAGGGCCATCCTTGGCTCAAGCACTACAAGTAGGACTAACCTATCTGGGGGTGCAGGGAGTGGAACTCTGGGTGCTACTAAGCAGCCAACGCCTCTCAGACAACCATCTGCCTCAGGGTCCCCAGTCACAGCTGCCACTGTGCAG TCCGCAGCAGCGTCTCTTCTCGCAAACACTTCACCTCTGACCCTCATGGCATCACAGCTGTCTGTAACGAATCAGAACGTGACATCGGCCTCGCTTGCCCCCTTTGGGATGCTGGGCGGGCTGGTCCCAGTCACCATGCCATTCCAGTTTCCTTTGGAGCTGCTCGGCTTTGGGAGCGACACTGCCAGCGTGGTAACATCACCAGGTTCTACCTCAGCGGCTTTTCACCACAACCTCACTCAGA ATTTACTGAAAGGTTTACAGACGAACTCTCCGCACACACCCACGATCTCTCTCTCCAGTCTGCCTGCTCACTTGCAGCAAGCTTTCACAg